In one window of Leptospira sp. WS92.C1 DNA:
- a CDS encoding alpha/beta fold hydrolase — MSVVDLSFRKLEFQNKTFPSPISGPILILHGLFGSSKNWPSVGDFLSRYSDVYLLDFRNHGDSPHSSEHSLASMVGDLEIWITKQGIVDPVILGHSMGGLVSMGFALKNPTVPKLLLVQDIAPRDYAFRYENEIACLQTNVSRFTSRQEIDSALSKILPDPFIRSFLEMNLERMESGGYRWKLNVEGIAGSPRLFQDFFKEYSERPYDKPCVFITGGSSDYFLKEDYGITKNYFPNSRFFKIPGGDHYIHFTKASEFKRILETIFEKNADSEFEVK, encoded by the coding sequence ATGTCTGTAGTCGATCTGAGTTTTCGCAAACTCGAGTTCCAGAACAAGACATTTCCGTCTCCGATTAGCGGACCGATTCTAATTTTACACGGGCTTTTTGGTTCTTCCAAAAACTGGCCGAGTGTGGGCGATTTTTTAAGCAGATACTCGGATGTTTATCTACTCGATTTTCGCAATCACGGAGATTCTCCGCATTCTTCCGAGCATTCCTTAGCCTCTATGGTGGGGGATTTGGAGATTTGGATCACTAAACAAGGAATTGTCGATCCGGTAATTTTAGGACATTCGATGGGTGGTTTGGTTTCCATGGGATTTGCTCTTAAAAATCCAACCGTTCCCAAACTTCTGCTCGTTCAAGACATCGCTCCCAGAGATTATGCGTTTCGTTATGAAAATGAGATCGCTTGTTTGCAAACGAATGTTTCTCGATTTACGTCCAGACAGGAGATCGACTCTGCGCTTTCCAAAATTCTTCCCGATCCGTTTATCCGAAGTTTTTTAGAAATGAATTTGGAGAGAATGGAGTCGGGCGGTTATCGATGGAAGCTCAACGTGGAAGGTATCGCCGGTTCTCCTCGTTTGTTTCAGGATTTTTTTAAGGAATATTCCGAAAGACCTTATGATAAACCCTGCGTGTTTATCACCGGGGGGAGTTCGGATTATTTTCTCAAAGAGGATTACGGGATCACAAAAAATTACTTTCCGAACTCGCGATTTTTCAAAATTCCCGGAGGGGATCATTACATTCATTTTACAAAGGCATCCGAGTTTAAAAGAATTCTGGAAACTATCTTTGAGAAAAACGCCGATTCTGAATTTGAAGTAAAATAG
- a CDS encoding pyridoxal phosphate-dependent aminotransferase: MDLSAKRLNVIEPSPTLVITAKANELKKKGEDIVSFGAGEPDFETPTHIRDAAKKAIDKGMTRYTAVSGTPELKEAIVRKFKRDNGLDYEKNQIIIGTGGKQVIYNYFLATLNAGDEVIIPAPYWVSYADIVRLSEGVPVIVNTAADNNFQITPEQLKKAITPKTKCLILNSPSNPTGAAYPKKDLEALGEIVLSSGIQVMSDDIYEKIIYDGFTFSNLAMLSPELKKQTFVINGVSKTYSMTGWRIGYGAGDIGIVKNMDTIQSQSTSNPSSISQAAAEAAVGGDQACVEEMRKAFEERRNTIVALLNAIPGVKCNNPQGAFYVFPYLTDVYKTPGFERLLKESSEKSLSKLFCNILLEKYKVAAVPGIAFGEDQALRLSYAMGETDIKRGVERIAEMIRDLNQ, from the coding sequence ATGGATCTCAGCGCAAAAAGGCTGAACGTCATCGAACCTTCTCCTACACTCGTGATCACTGCGAAAGCGAACGAGTTGAAAAAAAAGGGAGAGGACATTGTTAGTTTCGGAGCCGGAGAGCCGGATTTTGAAACTCCTACCCATATCCGAGACGCCGCAAAAAAGGCGATCGATAAGGGAATGACGCGTTATACGGCTGTTTCCGGAACCCCAGAACTCAAGGAAGCCATCGTCCGAAAATTCAAACGGGACAACGGTCTGGACTACGAAAAAAATCAGATCATCATCGGTACCGGTGGAAAACAAGTCATCTATAACTATTTTCTCGCGACTTTGAACGCGGGAGACGAGGTGATCATTCCCGCTCCGTATTGGGTGAGTTATGCGGACATCGTTCGTCTTTCGGAGGGGGTTCCCGTAATCGTAAACACAGCGGCGGACAACAATTTTCAAATCACTCCGGAGCAGCTCAAAAAGGCGATCACTCCGAAGACAAAATGTCTGATTCTAAATTCTCCTTCCAATCCTACGGGAGCGGCTTATCCTAAAAAGGATCTAGAAGCGTTAGGAGAAATCGTTCTTTCCTCCGGAATCCAAGTGATGAGCGACGATATCTACGAAAAAATTATCTATGACGGCTTTACCTTTAGTAATCTTGCGATGTTGTCCCCCGAGCTTAAAAAACAAACCTTTGTGATCAACGGCGTTTCCAAGACCTATTCCATGACCGGTTGGAGGATCGGTTATGGCGCGGGAGATATCGGTATCGTAAAAAACATGGATACGATTCAGAGTCAGTCCACTTCCAATCCCTCTTCGATCTCTCAGGCCGCGGCTGAGGCTGCGGTGGGAGGTGATCAGGCTTGCGTGGAAGAGATGAGAAAAGCATTTGAAGAAAGAAGAAACACGATTGTCGCGCTTTTAAACGCGATTCCCGGTGTAAAATGCAACAATCCTCAAGGTGCATTTTACGTATTTCCGTATTTGACAGACGTTTATAAAACTCCCGGATTTGAAAGACTCTTAAAAGAATCCTCCGAAAAATCCTTGAGCAAACTTTTCTGCAACATTCTATTAGAAAAATATAAAGTGGCTGCTGTTCCCGGAATTGCTTTTGGGGAAGATCAAGCGCTTCGTCTTTCCTATGCGATGGGAGAAACAGATATCAAGCGCGGAGTAGAACGAATTGCGGAAATGATACGGGATTTAAATCAGTAA
- a CDS encoding DNA repair helicase XPB: MSKPLIVQSDKTMLLEVDNPEFEACQTIVSKFAELEKSPEYLHTYRISPLSLWNAASIKMSADEIVECLEKFSRYSVPKNIVNEIREQISRYGKVKLVKEESGELAIISNEKGFLQEIGNHRAVQPFIESTFPDKIYIKKEYRGHIKQALIKIGFPVEDLAGYDEGNKYGFNLRADSISGKKFGMRDYQRACVEVFHAGGGNEGGSGVVVLPCGAGKTIVGIGVMQIVGAETLILVTNTLSIRQWRNEILDKTDIPPEDIGEYSGEVKEIRPITIATYNILTHRKKKGGDFTHFHLFSANNWGLIVYDEVHLLPAPVFRMTSELQAKRRLGLTATLVREDGLEEDVFSLIGPKKYDVPWKELESKSWIAEAKCKEIRVSMDDDLRLKYSIADDREKFRLASENPEKMKAIELIMKKHSESHLLVIGQYINQLEEISKKFNIPLITGKTPLPERQTLYDAFRSGQIKSLVVSKVANFSIDLPDANIAIQVSGTFGSRQEEAQRLGRILRPKGHDNTAVFYSLISRDTNEERFGQNRQLFLTEQGYEYEIYTLDQFREAQEELAQLQLNNA, translated from the coding sequence ATGAGCAAACCCTTAATCGTTCAGAGTGATAAAACTATGCTTTTGGAGGTAGATAACCCCGAGTTTGAAGCCTGCCAGACCATTGTTTCCAAATTTGCAGAACTAGAAAAAAGCCCGGAATACCTTCACACATATAGAATTTCACCACTTTCCTTATGGAACGCGGCCTCTATCAAAATGAGCGCCGACGAAATCGTAGAATGTTTGGAAAAATTCTCCAGATACTCAGTACCGAAAAATATCGTAAACGAGATTCGCGAGCAGATCAGTCGTTACGGAAAAGTAAAACTCGTTAAGGAAGAATCCGGCGAACTCGCGATCATCTCCAACGAAAAAGGGTTTCTCCAAGAAATCGGAAATCATAGAGCGGTTCAACCTTTTATCGAATCGACCTTTCCCGATAAGATTTATATCAAAAAAGAATACCGTGGGCATATCAAACAAGCTTTGATCAAAATCGGTTTTCCGGTCGAAGATCTTGCCGGTTACGACGAAGGTAACAAATACGGATTCAATCTCAGAGCGGACAGCATCAGCGGTAAAAAGTTCGGAATGCGCGATTACCAAAGAGCCTGTGTGGAAGTATTTCACGCCGGCGGCGGAAACGAAGGCGGCTCCGGAGTCGTTGTTCTTCCCTGCGGCGCCGGAAAAACCATCGTAGGAATCGGTGTGATGCAAATTGTGGGAGCTGAAACTCTCATTCTGGTAACAAACACTCTTTCTATTCGTCAGTGGAGAAATGAAATTCTGGATAAAACCGACATTCCTCCCGAGGATATCGGAGAATATTCCGGTGAAGTAAAAGAAATTCGCCCGATCACGATCGCAACTTACAACATTCTGACTCATAGAAAGAAGAAGGGAGGGGATTTTACCCACTTTCATCTATTCAGTGCAAACAACTGGGGATTGATCGTGTATGACGAGGTCCACTTGTTGCCCGCTCCCGTTTTTCGTATGACCTCCGAACTTCAGGCAAAAAGAAGACTCGGACTCACTGCGACTCTTGTGAGAGAGGACGGTCTTGAAGAAGACGTGTTCTCTTTGATCGGACCAAAAAAATACGATGTTCCTTGGAAAGAGTTGGAAAGCAAATCTTGGATCGCGGAAGCGAAGTGTAAGGAGATCCGTGTCAGCATGGACGACGATCTTCGATTGAAATATTCGATTGCGGATGATCGTGAAAAGTTCAGGCTCGCTTCCGAAAACCCCGAAAAGATGAAAGCGATCGAACTCATCATGAAAAAACATTCCGAATCTCATTTGCTCGTGATCGGTCAGTATATCAATCAGCTGGAAGAAATATCAAAGAAATTTAATATTCCTTTGATTACCGGTAAAACACCGCTTCCAGAAAGACAGACCTTATACGATGCGTTTCGGTCGGGACAGATCAAATCTCTTGTAGTGAGTAAGGTGGCCAATTTTTCCATCGACTTACCGGATGCGAATATCGCGATTCAAGTTTCCGGAACCTTTGGTTCCAGACAAGAAGAAGCGCAAAGATTGGGTCGAATCTTAAGGCCGAAAGGGCATGATAACACCGCGGTATTTTATTCTCTGATTTCCAGAGATACCAACGAAGAGCGTTTTGGTCAGAACCGCCAGTTATTCCTAACGGAGCAGGGTTACGAATACGAAATTTATACTCTGGATCAGTTTCGGGAAGCTCAAGAAGAATTGGCTCAGCTCCAACTGAACAACGCCTAA